Below is a window of Mucilaginibacter sp. PAMC 26640 DNA.
ATGTATTGCTAAAGTAACCCCATGCAAGTTTTAGTGACAGGAGCTTCCGGCCAATTAGGTAAAGTAACGGTTAATCATTTAAGGATCCACGGCCACACTGTAATGGGCATCGATCTTAGCCCATCGCCTGCTACAGACCATATCATAGATATCAGGGATCAACAAAGTGTTGAACATATCGCTATCGGTTTTGATGCTGTTATTCATACCGCCGCCGTTCACGGCAAACATTACGAATTGAACTATCCCAGGGAAAGTTTTATTCACACCAATATTTTGGGGACATTAAACCTGCTAAATGCGTGTGTAAAGAACGGCATTAGGAAATTTTTGCATACCAGCACAACCTCTATTTACGGCCAGGCTTTGGTTGATATCAACAAAGCGGTTTGGGTAGACGAAGACCTGCACGTGTTGCCCCGTGATATTTATGACATCACCAAACAAACCACTGAACAACTCTGCCGCGACTTTTTCTATAAGGAAGGTCTCCAAACATTGGTATACCGTGTAGGCCGCTTTTTGCCGGAAAATGAAAACCTGAAGCTTAACCATAGGCTTTATCGCGGGTTGGACGAACGTGATGGCGCAGAGGCGTTCCGGCTGGCGCTAGATGTTAACTCCCCCGATTTTGAAATATTTAATATTAGCAGTGGTTCGCCCTTTAAACCAACGGACCTGGTGCAATTGAAGCAAAACCCCAAAGCTGTAATTCTAAAGTATTATCCCGAAGCGGCCGAGTATTATCGAACCAGGAATTGGGTATTTCCTGAAAGTATTGACAGAGTTTATGTTTGTGATAAGGCCAGGCGACTGCTAAACTACCAACCTAAATACACTTTTGAATATCTGTTGAATAGTTAGACCTAAGTAAAATCAGGCGGATAGGAAAGGATTTGTTATACTTCAATCCTAAAAATTGTAAGTTTGCGCTCATGGAACAAAAATTATTTGTTTACAATACATTAACACGTAAAAAAGAGGAGTTTATCCCACTGGATGCACCACATGTTGGGATGTATGTTTGCGGCCCTACCGTATATAGTGATGTCCATTTAGGCAACTGCCGCACCTTTATCAGCTTTGATCTTATCTTTCGCTACCTGCTGCATTTAGGCTATAAGGTACGTTACGTACGTAATATCACCGATGCAGGTCACCTGGAGGGCGATGCGGACGAGGGTGAAGATAAAGTTTCGAAAAAAGCAAGATTAGCGCGCCTGGAGCCGATGGAAATTGTACAGAAATATACGGTTGATTTCCATGATGTGATGCAGATCTTCAATGCCCTTCCGCCAAGTATAGAACCAACCGCCACCGGCCACATTATTGAGCAAATTGAACTAGTTAAAGAGATCATGGCCAAAGGTTTTGCTTATGAGGTTAATGGCTCGGTGTACTTTGATGTAGAAAAATACAATGAAACCCAGGATTATGGTATTCTGAACGGCCGGAAACTGGAAGATATGCTGAACAACACCCGCGCTTTGGGTGGTCAGAACGAAAAGCACGGCAAACTCGATTTCGCCCTTTGGATAAAAGCTAAACCCGAACACCTGATGAAATGGCCTTCGCCATGGGGTGTTGGATTCCCGGGCTGGCATCTGGAATGTTCTGCCATGAGCAATAAATACCTGGGGCATAAATTTGATATTCACGGTGGCGGTATAGATTTGATGCCAACTCATCATACCAATGAAATTGCACAAAGTGTGGCGTGCTGTGGTACCAATCCGGCAAGCTACTGGCTGCATACCAACATGCTGACCACTAACGGGCAAAAAATGTCCAAATCATTAGGCAACAGTTTTTTACCGCATGAACTTTTTAACGGTACACATCCCCTGCTGAAAAAAGGTTATAGCCCAATGACCGTGCGCTTCTTCTTTATGCAGGCCAGTTACCGCAGTACGGTAGATTTTTCTAACGAAGCAATAGACGCTGCGGAGAAGTTTTATAAGACACTGGCAGAGACGGCTAAAAAGTTAACCACACTGCAACAAAACAGTTTGATTGCTGTTGATGCCGAAGCCGAAGGCGCTATAATTGCCGCCTGCCAGGATTGCTATAACGGAATGAATGACAATTTTAATTCGCCTAAAACGTTAGAAGCACTAAATAACATATCTAAACGTGTAAACTCGTATGCTAACAACACCAGGAACTCCGGCGAACTCACAGCGGAGACCTTTGAACAAATGAAGAAAACTTACAACGACTTTTTCTTTGATGTTTTAGGATTAAAACTGGATGATAACCAAAATGCGGATACCGATGACCTGCTGGGCTTAATTATCAACCTGCGCAACCAGGCCAAAACAAATAAGGATTATGCTACTTCAGATAAAATAAGAGAAGGTTTGAAAGAGATAGGTTTCCAGCTGAACGACAATAAACAGGGAACAACAGACTGGATTAAGATTTAACCAAATTTAACTTAAATAATACCTAAATATAAGCCCGGCATACTTACATTTATCACAATCAAAAATAATAAAACTGCCATATACCCATTCTACTATACCATGAAGAAATTATTAATAGCGACTGTGATTTTTGCCGCTTTCGGCCAGTCAGTATTAGCTCAATCAATGCCTGTACAGGTTAGCAAAATAGTAAATACCGAAATTGATTTTAATAAATTAGTGGAGCGTAAAGGCATAAAAGCGGGTTTTTTAGCTGTAGCCGATCCGGAGGGTATTGTTTTTAAACCGAATGAAATTAAGATCTCCGAATTTTACAGCACTATTGATAAACAACCCGGCAAATTAAGCTGGCAGCCAAAGATTGCCCGGATCTCCGCAAATGGTGATATTGGCTTCACAGCAGGCCCTTATGTTTACCAAAACGGAAAAACTGAAGACGATAAAGTTTTCGGAGAATATCTTTCCGTTTGGAGGTTGGATGCTGCTGATAACAAATACAAATTACTTATAGACCTGGGCATTCAGCATCCAGAATCAGAGCAGGAAACCGGTACCGATTTTAAAGAACCCGATCTGTCTAAGCAAAAAGCACCTAGCAAAGATCCCTTTAACGGAAAACTGCTGATCACAAATACCGATAAAATTTTGAACCATTCTTTAGAACTGTCGGCCCTGGCAGCTTATAAAGAGTTTATGAGCCCTGAAGGAATGTACTATTTCCCGGGTTTCGAACCCATGACTGGCCGTGATAAGATTTCAAAATTCATCGACAATGAGGGCATTAGTATATCTGCCACTACTGTAAATGCAGGCCGCTCAACAAGTAATGATCTGGCCTATACTTACGGGACAGCGCGAATCCGCAAGGGTAATATTGTGAACAATTACAACTACGTTCGCATTTGGGAAGTTGATACCAACCATAAATGGAATGTATTCCTGGAGATATTTTCCACAGTAGAGTAAAAATTCTGATACAAATAAAAAAACCGCAGCCTTAAAAGCTGCGGTTTTTTTTATTTACAAGTAATACTTTTAAAATAATTGCTCAATGATATCAGCAGCGGATAATCCTTCAGCTTCTGCATGGTAGCTGCGAACAATACGATGGCTCAGTATAGGCTTTGCAACCGCTCTAACGTCTTCAATATCCGGAGAGTACTTTCCGTTTAGTACAGCATGACATTTGGCCCCCAGCACCAGGAATTGCGATGCACGCGGGCCAGCGCCCCAGTTTAATAAACGCTTGATCTGCGGCGTGGCAAACTCGCTGTCGGGCCGGGTTTTAGATACCAGCTTCACCGCGTACTCCAATACGTTATCTGCTATTGGGATATTGCGGATCAATTGCTGAAAATAAATGATCTGCCCGGCGTTTAACTGTTTATTAATGGTCACCGTATTGGTACTGGTCGTGTTCTTCACAACCTGCAGCTCCTCTTTAAAGGAAGGATAGTTTAGAGCTACATTGAACATAAACCTGTCCAGCTGTGCTTCCGGCAAAGGGTAGGTACCCTCCTGCTCTATCGGGTTTTGGGTTGCCAGTACAAAAAAAGGTTTAGCCAGCTGATGGGTAATGCCTGCTGCCGTTACCGATTTCTCCTGCATAGCTTCTAACAAAGCGGCCTGCGTTTTTGGCGGGGTACGGTTAATTTCGTCTGCCAGTATGATGTTAGAAAAAACCGGGCCGGGGATAAACTTAAAGTTCCTGTCCTCGCCCAGGATCTCCGAGCCAATGATATCAGAAGGCATCAGATCGGGTGTGAACTGGATGCGTTTAAAGTCGAGATCCAACACCTGTGCAACGGTTTGTACCAGCAATGTTTTTGCCAGCCCCGGTACACCAACCAGCAGGCAGTGACCGTTGCTGAAGATAGAGATCAGTACGAACTTGATAACTTCATCCTGCCCGATGATCACTTTCCCAATTTCTGCACGGATTTGCTGATAGGCGTTCTTAAGCGCGTCAGCAGCCTCTACATCAGACCGGTGTTGCATATATGTTATGGTTTAACCTGTGCAGTTGTTACCGGAACTACCCATTTTTGTAGTACCGGGCAAACCTGGTATTCAGCATCAATTTTAATAAAGGTCTCTCTACGGCGTTTGTCAAACCACTGGCTTACGGTGCGGTTAAGCTTGTCATCATTAGCCATTTCTTTCAACTTTGCAAAATCCTGCTCCATATTAGCTTTATGGGCATCGGTTACAGATTTAAGGTATAATATCTTATATGATTTTTTACCTGATTGTGCATCGGTGAATAGTGTCGGCTTAGAAAAACTACCAACTTTTAGGGTGTCTACAACCAGCGCTATTTGCGGGTCGAGCTTATCAGTTGGGATATAGGTAGACCTTGTCTGTACGTTTTCCGCATTCAACATCATTCCGCCGTTGTACTTGGTTTCTTTGTCGTCTGAGAACAACGACGCTGCACTTGAAAAATCAATCAGCTTGTTAGTTTTCATTACAGTATACAAACTATCAGCACTAACCTTGGCCCTGTCTAAACTTTCCTGGGTTGTTACCGGCACAATCAAAATATGGCGGGTATGCACCTGCTCTCCGCGGCGTTCTATCACCTGCAAGAAGTGAAAGCCAAAATCACTTTCAAATACCGGCGATATATCACCGGCTTTTAATTTAAAGGCCTGCGCAGAAAACTCCTTTACAAAGCCCTGCCTGTCGTTAAAACCAAGGTCACCACCATCTGGTGCCGAACCGGGATCCTGTGAATATAAACGTGCTAATGCACCAAAATCTTCTCCTTTTTTTACGCGTGCACGCAGTTCCTCAGATTTGTCTTTATAGTATTGTTTTTCGTCCTTTGTAAGTTTAGGGTTAAAAACGATCTCACCCACCTCTACTTCTTTATTAAATGTAGGTAGACTATCCTTAGGCATCTGGTCAAAATATTTCTTAACGTCCTGAGGGCTGGTATTTACCTTTTCGGTTATTTTAGATCTCATACGTTGCGCGATCATCGATTCCTTAATGTCCGGGCGGATCTCATCTTTATACTGTATAACCGATCGGCCAAGAAACTGTTCCAGTTTTTCCTGCCCGCCTGCGCGTGCAATAAAACTGCGCATCCGGCGCTCTACATCGGCATCCACATCTTCATCCTTCACCTGTACGCTATCAATCACAGCTTGCTGCGCAAGTAATTTTTGGGTAAGCTGATTTTGCAGCAAAACACATTTAAAGTCGGCATTAGGCTGCTGGCCACTAACCAGGTACTGCGCATATTGCAGTTCGATGTCAGATTGCAGGATAACGCTGGCACCTACAACGGCAGCAATTTTATCAATCGTGCGTACGGGCCCTGTTGGGCGATGGGCGGCAATTGTAGTATCTGCGTTTGGCTTTTTTGCGGTAGTATCTGTTTGTGCCTGGGCAATAGAAAGGACCAAAAAAATATTTACTAAGAATATCCCTAATTTTCTCATGAATTTGTTTAAACTAATAATGCGGTTGCTTATGCCGCGAAATGCAAATTTCGGTAAAATTTATTAATAATAATGTATAATTAAGCCGTTGGGCGAATATCCCTATAATGCCTCAACTGCTTTAGTTACTTTTGGTTAAAATATGTTAAATAATATGAAGGTTGATCATCCGCAGGCTTATCGCTTTATACTTCAGGACGAACTTTACCTGCTTCATGCTGATAAAACAGGCATCTTAGCCCACGCTGCTGAACCAGCTATCCAATCAGTACCTGTTGAGATACCTGCTGAAAACGCCGGGCAACAGCCCGCCTCCGCACGCGAAGACGCTGCATCACCGGTTATTTCTACGCCGGCCATAAAGCTTCCGGTACCCGTTTTAAAAACGCCTGAGCCGGCCTTTAATTATCTGGGCGGCAACAATAAAAACTTTGTAATCCTGCTCAACTATGCCGATGAACAATTTATACCGGCCCCCCACCTAACTGCGCTGGAAAGCATCCTCAAACGCAAGGGGCTGGAACTGCCAGATGTGGCCATTGTAAATATCCATACCTATGCACCTGTTACCCTGGCAAAAATAGCAGCAGCTTTTAGCCCGGTGAAACTGCTGATCATGGGTAAAGAGGCCCTGCCACAGGGCATTGGCAATTTACCGCTCAACCAGCCGGTACAAGGTAAAAAAACAAATGTGCTGTATAGTTTCAGCTTTGCCGAAATGATGAGCAGCAACGATAACAAAAAGGCCTTTTGGGACCAGATGAAAACCTTATAATATGCAGCAACTCGTATTCGCTACCAATAACCGCCACAAATTGCTGGAGGTATCGGCCAAAATAAAAGGTCAGCTAGCTTTGCTCACCCTGGATGATATTGGCTGTACCGGGGAAATTGACGAAACCGGCACTACTTTTATAGAAAATGCTGCTATCAAGAGTAATTATATCTGGCAGCGTTACCAACTCAACTGCTTTGGGGATGATAGCGGCCTTGAAATTTCCGCACTGGATGGCGCACCCGGAATTTATTCTGCAAGATACGCGGGTACTCACGGCAATCACAAAGCCAACAACGATAAAGTATTGGAAAACTTAAAGGGGCAAACCAATAGGAATGCACAGTTTCGAACGGTAATATCGCTGCTATGGAATGGCGAAGAACATTTTTTTGAGGGCATTGTAAAGGGTACTATCCGCACTGAAGTATGCGGCACCGAAGGCTTTGGATATGACCCCATCTTTCAGCCGGAAGGCTACGACATTACCTTTGCAGAAATGCCACTGGAGGAAAAAAACAAGATCAGCCACCGTGCTATTGCGGTTGAGCAACTGATCGAATTTTTAAATACCCAGACTTTATAGTTTAGGGCCTCGTCTTTCGCTCAATCGTTGTATCCCCTTGATGGGTAGCCGCCGGGCTGTTTGCCGGCCGGTTTACAATACTATCTAATTTAGATCGCGTTTGTTTTGGCACCGTATCTTTCCCCGTGATTGCAGGCTGCATCATGAGCGGCCGTTTACTCAGCGTAGTATCACCTGTAGTGCGTTTACCAGGCAAAGGTTTTGGTGACATAGGTTTAGCTGCGCCGGGTTTGTTCTTACCCGCAGATTTTACAGGAGGGGCAGCTGCGGCTTCAGCTTTTCGCCGGTATGACGGAATAATTGATTCTTTGGAGATCGGCCTTTCTTTTGGTTTCCAAATAAATCCTTTCAAGATCCTTTCATCTTCCTGGAATTTAGCCAGCGGCCCGTACCGATGCTCGGGTTTAGTAACAAAAAACACATCTGTTGCGCTATTATCCTTAAAAAGGATACGCATCCGGCTGGTTAATGAACGCTGCATCTCAATAGCTTTTGTACTATCACGGGTAAAATAAATACTCTCGGCATTGCCGGATATATACATCCGGTCGAGTTTATCACTCTTAAAAAAGCCACGCATTCTTTTGCCGGATACCTGGTTAAAAGTGGCCGAATCAGTCTTCTCTACATTCACAATAAATGCTGAAGGAAACATCATGATGTTATCCATTTTTTTATTCCGCATCTGCAGGTTAATGGTATCGCCTGATAGCTGCGAGCCTTGCGTCCAGATGATTGGGTTTACGTAGCAGCGCAATGTAGAATCGCTGTAACTGTAAAACATAGAATCAGATTTGGCCTGCAGATCTGATTTAAACAGCTTGGAGTGGTGATAGGCCCGGATGATCCTGATTCGGGCTGTATCTTTTAACTCTATTGTATTTACCTTAAACGCGGGGTCGTTATCATCCTCGTTCGGAGCGGGCTTCCGGGCAGCCTGCCGGGGAATGGGCTTACCATCCTTATCCAGCTTTACCGCTACCGGCTTTCCGTCTTTATCTAACTGAGGTGGCAACGTTTTACCGTCTTTATCTAATGCAGGTTGCACAGGCTGGCCATCCTGCCCCGGTTCCTTTGCGGACACCGTTGTGGTATCAACCTTTAATTTGGATGCTTTGATCTTAACCGGCTTTATCTTTTTACCGGCTTTACCAAGCGGTACAATAGTATCCAGCTTGGGCAGGCCGAAGAATAAAGGCCGGGTAAACAAACTGTCCTTTGGAAACGAATAAGGTACTGCGGTTAAAAACTTACCATCATCTTTTGCGGAGATAGCTTTTTTATCTGCTTTAGCCGTAGTCTTCTCATCCGTACCAGCCTTTACTTTAGTAGTGGTATCGCGCACTACCAAAGCAGCCATACGAGCAGTTTCCTTCATGATCTTCAGATTTTTATAGGTCACCATCTGGGTTTCCAATGTATCTGCTGATATATAAACCGAATCCCGTTTTACCTTTTCAGGCTTTTTAAGTTTCGAAAGGCTATCCGGCTTTACCGATGTATCCCTTTTAATTGAAGAATCCACTGCCGTTACCGGCATGTTTTTTAAGGGTGTGCCCAGTGGTGGAGCTTTAACGGGTGATGCTGCTGGCGAAGTTGATGCCGGGGCACTGCTCTGTGATGAAGCGGGCGATGTTTTCGATGGTGTAAGCAACGAAGGCGCTTTTATAGGCGATGGGTTCTTTTTTGATTTACCTTTACCCGCTAAAACACTGTTCACCGGCACGGTATCGGTTTTAGTAGTATCTTTTTCCTCTGTTACGATGATCACATAAGGGTCCTTAGTCACAACGGTGCGTTCTTCGGCTTTATAATAATTAGCCAAATCGCCCATGAGCGTGATTTTTTGCTCGCTATCAGTAAAGATCACATGCTTTACTGCACGGCCAAAGCCTGCTTTCTTATCATAAAATAAACTGTCTCCTTTCAGCCGTTTGGTACCGGATTTATAAAGGTTCTTCTTACCAAAAAATGCTTGCTCCACTACGGTATTGTACAAACCATTCTCAGTATATAGCGTGTCTTTTTTATCCTTGGTGTCGAAAATATTGGTTGGCCCATAAAAGTACGAGATGCGGCTGCCTGTATTATATCTTAACGTGTCTGTTTTTATCAAGGCGTCGGGTGTAACCAAAACCACATTGTATCGGAAGTAGGCATCACGCGAAAAAGCAAAGTAATATCCGTTTTTACTGGTGATGGTATTATCCTTATTCACCACCTTGCCACTGCCCGTGTAGGTACCAATGCGGGTTGCCGTATTGTATGTAAGGTAGTTGGTAGTCAAAGTGGCATCCTTATCCACCATCTTTACATTATCGGTTAGGATGGCCGTTTTGGTATTACCGTTATAGTTCAGCTTATCCGAAAAAATATTCAGCGTATCGCCCTGGGTTATATTTACATTGCCAAACGCATCAAAGGCATTGTCCTGCACATAAAAGTATGCGCTATCAGACCGCATGGTGGAAAAATCCTGCTGAAAAACGCCTTTATAAACCTTCAGCACATCTTTACCGTTCATCTTGATTCCCTCACTGCTTTGCGACTTGATGAGGTTCACCACAGATTTTTTCTGTGCCGATACGGTAAGGGTTATCAGTATTAATAAAAGGCTTGAAACGTATTTTATCACAATGGCAAAATTAGTTTTTTGCTGGGGTTATTAAATTAATAATTTTGGCTTATGCTCCCTGTTAAACAGTTTATTGATTTTGTTGAACAAAATACGTTATTCGGAACCACTACAAAATTGCTGGCTGCCGTAAGCGGGGGTATGGACTCTGTGCTTATGGCTCATTTACTGGGTTCTGCAGGTTATCATTTCGGTATTACTCATTGTAATTTTATGCTCAGGGGCGATGATGCCAATGCCGACCAGGAATTTACCCGGCAGCTGGCGCAACAACTTGGTGTTAGCTTCCATACGGTTAATTTTGACACCAGGCTATACGCTACCGAAAACAAAATTTCTATCCAGATGGCTGCACGCGATTTGCGTTACCAATGGTTTCAGCAGCTTTGCCAAACCGCAGGTTACGAAGCCGTTGCCCTTGCACACCATCAGAACGACACGATTGAAACAATATTGTTAAACCTTACCCGCGGTACCGGTATAGCCGGCCTGCACGGTATTTTGCCCAAAAACGGCACACTGGTTAGGCCGCTTCTTTTTTTAACAAGGGGTGAAATTGAAGACGTAGTTAGGAACGAGCAACTGGCTTATGTAGAAGATAGCTCCAACGCTTCTACCAAATACGCCCGCAACAAAATACGCCACCAGGTTATCCCCCTGCTAAAAGCGCTTAACCCAAACATCGAGCAAACTTTTGAGAACAATTTACGCAATTTTAGGGAATTGGAGCAATTGCTGAATGATACGATAGCAGAACTGAAACACAAAATGCTGGTGCAACACGGCGAGGACATTCATATCAGCATCCCTTCCATTCACCAGTTATCACCTAAACGTTTACTGCTGTTTAAACTATTGCAACCATTTGGATTCGTAGATAATGTGGTTGACGATCTGCTTACTGCGCTGGATAAACATTCGGGCCGTATTTTTGAGAGTGCGGGACATTTGTTGCTTGTGGATAGGGGCGAACTGATCCTAACGAAAAAGAAAGTAGTAAGCAACGATAACAGGCTGGTAAATGAGAGTGATCAGCAGGTAACATATGGGCAATATAGACTCACTGTTTTACCTAACCATCAATCGCTTATTATTAAGGACAATCCGCTTGCGGTTTCGGTACCTTCGGTAAAATTGATTTACCCACTCATGCTGAGGGCGTGGCAGCAGGGAGATACCTTTAAACCACTTGGGATGAATACGAGGCAAAAACTTAGTGATTTCTTCATCCACCAAAAGGTACCCCTGCACTTAAAACAGCTGGTACCGATACTTGTAAATGGCAATGGCGAGATCATATGGATTGGCGGTTACCGGCCCGATGAAAGATATAAAGTGGATAATAACACTGAAAAAGTTACTATATTCGAATTGATTAAATTATGAGCGATAAAGCCGTTTTCACCGAAAAACAATACCTGGGCCGGGAATGGATCCCCATTACTATCCGCCTGATGCTCGCTATGTTTTGTTTTGCAGCTTACTTTTTTACCGATGAGCGCGAACGGAATGGCGAATTACTGGCTGTAGTCGGCTTTGCTATAATTACTATATCTATCATCCTTGGTTTTTTGCTGCACTTTCGCACAACGGTGGCCAATAAAAGCATATTGCTAAATGGCTTGTGGACAACCAGACTTGT
It encodes the following:
- a CDS encoding cysteine--tRNA ligase gives rise to the protein MEQKLFVYNTLTRKKEEFIPLDAPHVGMYVCGPTVYSDVHLGNCRTFISFDLIFRYLLHLGYKVRYVRNITDAGHLEGDADEGEDKVSKKARLARLEPMEIVQKYTVDFHDVMQIFNALPPSIEPTATGHIIEQIELVKEIMAKGFAYEVNGSVYFDVEKYNETQDYGILNGRKLEDMLNNTRALGGQNEKHGKLDFALWIKAKPEHLMKWPSPWGVGFPGWHLECSAMSNKYLGHKFDIHGGGIDLMPTHHTNEIAQSVACCGTNPASYWLHTNMLTTNGQKMSKSLGNSFLPHELFNGTHPLLKKGYSPMTVRFFFMQASYRSTVDFSNEAIDAAEKFYKTLAETAKKLTTLQQNSLIAVDAEAEGAIIAACQDCYNGMNDNFNSPKTLEALNNISKRVNSYANNTRNSGELTAETFEQMKKTYNDFFFDVLGLKLDDNQNADTDDLLGLIINLRNQAKTNKDYATSDKIREGLKEIGFQLNDNKQGTTDWIKI
- a CDS encoding AAA family ATPase, producing MQHRSDVEAADALKNAYQQIRAEIGKVIIGQDEVIKFVLISIFSNGHCLLVGVPGLAKTLLVQTVAQVLDLDFKRIQFTPDLMPSDIIGSEILGEDRNFKFIPGPVFSNIILADEINRTPPKTQAALLEAMQEKSVTAAGITHQLAKPFFVLATQNPIEQEGTYPLPEAQLDRFMFNVALNYPSFKEELQVVKNTTSTNTVTINKQLNAGQIIYFQQLIRNIPIADNVLEYAVKLVSKTRPDSEFATPQIKRLLNWGAGPRASQFLVLGAKCHAVLNGKYSPDIEDVRAVAKPILSHRIVRSYHAEAEGLSAADIIEQLF
- a CDS encoding peptidylprolyl isomerase, with amino-acid sequence MAAHRPTGPVRTIDKIAAVVGASVILQSDIELQYAQYLVSGQQPNADFKCVLLQNQLTQKLLAQQAVIDSVQVKDEDVDADVERRMRSFIARAGGQEKLEQFLGRSVIQYKDEIRPDIKESMIAQRMRSKITEKVNTSPQDVKKYFDQMPKDSLPTFNKEVEVGEIVFNPKLTKDEKQYYKDKSEELRARVKKGEDFGALARLYSQDPGSAPDGGDLGFNDRQGFVKEFSAQAFKLKAGDISPVFESDFGFHFLQVIERRGEQVHTRHILIVPVTTQESLDRAKVSADSLYTVMKTNKLIDFSSAASLFSDDKETKYNGGMMLNAENVQTRSTYIPTDKLDPQIALVVDTLKVGSFSKPTLFTDAQSGKKSYKILYLKSVTDAHKANMEQDFAKLKEMANDDKLNRTVSQWFDKRRRETFIKIDAEYQVCPVLQKWVVPVTTAQVKP
- a CDS encoding non-canonical purine NTP pyrophosphatase, which codes for MQQLVFATNNRHKLLEVSAKIKGQLALLTLDDIGCTGEIDETGTTFIENAAIKSNYIWQRYQLNCFGDDSGLEISALDGAPGIYSARYAGTHGNHKANNDKVLENLKGQTNRNAQFRTVISLLWNGEEHFFEGIVKGTIRTEVCGTEGFGYDPIFQPEGYDITFAEMPLEEKNKISHRAIAVEQLIEFLNTQTL
- a CDS encoding tRNA(Ile)-lysidine synthetase; amino-acid sequence: MLPVKQFIDFVEQNTLFGTTTKLLAAVSGGMDSVLMAHLLGSAGYHFGITHCNFMLRGDDANADQEFTRQLAQQLGVSFHTVNFDTRLYATENKISIQMAARDLRYQWFQQLCQTAGYEAVALAHHQNDTIETILLNLTRGTGIAGLHGILPKNGTLVRPLLFLTRGEIEDVVRNEQLAYVEDSSNASTKYARNKIRHQVIPLLKALNPNIEQTFENNLRNFRELEQLLNDTIAELKHKMLVQHGEDIHISIPSIHQLSPKRLLLFKLLQPFGFVDNVVDDLLTALDKHSGRIFESAGHLLLVDRGELILTKKKVVSNDNRLVNESDQQVTYGQYRLTVLPNHQSLIIKDNPLAVSVPSVKLIYPLMLRAWQQGDTFKPLGMNTRQKLSDFFIHQKVPLHLKQLVPILVNGNGEIIWIGGYRPDERYKVDNNTEKVTIFELIKL